In Camelus ferus isolate YT-003-E chromosome 10, BCGSAC_Cfer_1.0, whole genome shotgun sequence, the following proteins share a genomic window:
- the MS4A14 gene encoding membrane-spanning 4-domains subfamily A member 14, which produces MESSSGVKRSTQVFTLQPNETVLTALPYGPHSSLLDFLKGEPKVLGALQILLALIIAGVGAIFAFNYFNFTQRFPLVFFTGYPFWGALVFIITGCITGSSKNDKCLGQDATGMSIISSMVAVAGITLTVISYRQQHMYCQAPSLEGICVIGRVLYNGILSVLLISSIAQLSISVTVASFRSKCWTRSNEIVFFLPSDVTQDSELSVPEENAVIQFEHQEESTSDVSTTNIQPVFFGGYTFFKLRVTRHPSAFQHSVSVADEQQKYSPPPLSLYEEDLELESLPLSLELRPSEIMHTNELNDEDLRIAIIQSPEKKTQLLHAQPLQLQALPPYAEKDYQALQPQVLPSQPLPAKAQPSEAPTSHVTESHGLTSQDMQPQHKPSENTQSVDTLSQCRLGPDTPSQNTFFQRRVLPVNAMPFEVPTIRIVEPLNTQHRDQQSLDFQLQNIQSQDHQSIRLSYQDIKSEVKLLTEEWKSEEELHRRKSSKQHSLYQQNEDWQPLKEKPLDLKIQAQQSPRRKSLDKHIKIWLSQKKQYKDKQVQVNETTLQLLDEQVDDQKGKEEKPPKQLYQDQQSQIQEYHGWQAQDQKIQGWQSLGQQSQDYRTLEWKNNEWKAQERQLEMQHSLNWESQARQTQDLLLKKSLKQKALFQETQPLYAVIPPHLDGQVQDVPYQDSQHQDKDQEDLQPTRTRKEDMERDAVQTRDINPEDVNCGSKSPSDVQSEDMKPDFNCSSYQSSAQGTDFTYLSNLNSEQDVQQNTSVCSTASKDLTLTPTSSYPNERQQSEDSD; this is translated from the exons ATGGAGTCATCATCTGGGGTCAAAAGATCGACCCAAGTCTTCACTTTACAACCAAATGAAACTGTACTGACTGCACTTCCCTATGGACCTCATAGCTCTCTGCTGGATTTCCTGAAGGGAGAGCCAAAAGTCTTGGGG GCTCTCCAGATCCTGCTTGCTCTGATCATTGCGGGTGTTGGAGCTATATTTGCATTTAACTACTTCAATTTCACCCAAAGATTTCCGCTCGTGTTCTTCACAGGATATCCATTCTGGGGAGCACTTGTT TTTATTATAACAGGATGTATCACAGGATCCAGCAAAAATGACAAATGTCTG GGACAAGATGCCACAGGTATGAGTATTATCAGTTCCATGGTTGCGGTAGCTGGGATTACCCTCACCGTTATCAGCTACAGACAGCAACACATGTACTGCCAGGCGCCTTCCCTTGAAGGAATATGTGTTATAGGCAGAGTCCTTTACAAC GGAATTTTGTCAGTCTTGCTGATCAGCAGCATAGCACAGCTCAGCATCTCTGTGACTGTCGCCTCCTTTAGAAGCAAGTGCTGGACAAGGTCGAATGAG ATCGTGTTTTTCTTGCCTTCGGATGTTACTCAAGATAGTGAACTATCTGTCCCAGAAGAAAATGCTGTAATACAGTTTGAGCATCAAGAAGAATCAACAAGTGATGTGTCAACAACAAACATACAACCTGTTTTCTTCGGAGGCTATACTTTCTTCAAGTTAAGAGTCACAAGACACCCTTCAGCCTTCCAACATTCTGTATCTGTGGCAGATGAACAACAGAAATACAGCCCTCCACCTTTAAGCCTTTATGAGGAAGACCTGGAGCTGGAATCTCTGCCCCTCAGTTTAGAGCTAAGGCCTTCAGAAATTATGCACACCAACGAACTAAATGATGAAGACCTACGAATTGCTATCATACAATCCccagaaaagaaaacccaactgCTGCATGCCCAACCCTTGCAACTCCAAGCTCTTCCACCTTATGCTGAAAAAGATTACCAAGCTTTACAACCCCAAGTCTTACCATCCCAACCTTTGCCAGCAAAAGCCCAGCCATCTGAAGCCCCAACATCTCATGTCACAGAGTCTCATGGACTGACGTCCCAAGACATGCAGCCCCAGCATAAACCATCTGAAAATACACAATCCGTAGATACACTCTCTCAGTGCAGACTAGGCCCAGATACACCTTCCCAAAATACCTTTTTCCAAAGGCGAGTTCTGCCAGTAAATGCCATGCCATTTGAAGTCCCAACAATACGCATTGTGGAGCCCCTTAATACCCAACATCGAGATCAACAATCTCTAGATTTTCAACTACAAAACATTCAATCTCAAGACCACCAATCTATACGTTTATCCTATCAAGACATTAAATCAGAAGTCAAGTTACTGACTGAAGAATGGAAATCTGAGGAAGAACTTCATAGAAGGAAATCATCAAAGCAGCATTCCCTGTATCAGCAAAACGAAGACTGGCAACCTCTAAAAGAGAAACCTCTTGACTTGAAAATCCAAGCCCAACAGTCCCCAAGGAGGAAATCCCTAGACAAGCACATCAAAATCTGGCTATCCCAAAAGAAGCAATACAAAGATAAACAAGTCCAAGTTAATGAAACCACACTGCAACTCCTGGATGAGCAAGTTGACGACCAAAAGGGCAAAGAGGAGAAACCCCCAAAGCAGCTGTACCAAGATCAGCAATCCCAAATCCAGGAATACCATGGCTGGCAAGCTCAAGACCAGAAAATTCAAGGCTGGCAATCTTTAGGCCAGCAATCTCAAGACTACAGAACTCTAGAATGGAAAAACAATGAATGGAAAGCACAGGAACGGCAACTTGAAATGCAGCATTCCCTAAATTGGGAATCCCAAGCCAGGCAAACCCAAGATCTACTACTGAAAAAATCCCTCAAGCAGAAAGCTCTCTTCCAAGAAACCCAGCCCTTGTATGCCGTAATTCCACCTCACCTAGATGGACAAGTACAAGATGTTCCCTATCAAGACAGTCAGCATCAAGATAAAGACCAAGAAGACCTTCAGCCCACAAGAACTCGAAAAGAAGATATGGAAAGAGATGCTGTGCAAACAAGAGACATCAACCCAGAGGACGTGAATTGTGGAAGCAAAAGCCCAAGTGACGTGCAATCAGAAGACATGAAGCCAGACTTCAACTGTTCCTCTTACCAAAGCTCAGCACAAGGCACAGATTTCACCTATTTGTCCAATTTAAATTCAGAACAAGACGTGCAACAAAACACTTCAGTGTGCTCAACTGCAAGCAAAGACCTGACTTTAACTCCTACCTCAAGTTACCCAAATGAAAGACAGCAGTCTGAAGACTCTGACTAA